Proteins from a single region of Thamnophis elegans isolate rThaEle1 chromosome 17, rThaEle1.pri, whole genome shotgun sequence:
- the USF1 gene encoding upstream stimulatory factor 1 isoform X4, which yields MKGQQKTSETEEGTVQIQEVATGEDPTSVAIASIQSAATFSDPNIKYVFRAENGGTQLMYRVIQVAEGQLDGQTEGSGAISGYPATQSMTQAVIQGAFTSEDAVDSEAAATETHYTYYPATVADTSTSAGAGTTAVVTTQNSDALLGQATPTGTGQFFVMMSPQEVLQSGTQRSIAPRTHPYSPKSEAPRTTRDEKRRAQHNEVERRRRDKINNWIVQLSKIIPDCSMENTKSGQSKGGILSKACDYIQELRQNNIRLSEELQGLDQLQVDNGVLRQQVEDLKNKNLILRAQLRQHGVEVIIKESH from the exons ATGAAGGG GCAGCAGAAAACGTCAGAGACAGAAGAGGGAACAGTTCAAATCCAGGAAG TAGCGACAGGTGAAGATCCCACCAGCGTGGCCATTGCGAGCATCCAGTCGGCGGCCACCTTTTCAGACCCTAACATCAAATATGTCTTCCGAGCAGAGAATGGAGGCACTCAG ctgaTGTACAGAGTCATACAGGTGGCCGAGGGGCAGCTGGATGGGCAGACGGAGGGCAGCGGGGCCATCAGCGGCTACCCTGCAACGCAGTCCATGACCCAG GCTGTCATCCAAGGAGCGTTTACGAGTGAAGATGCCGTCGACTCTGAAGCTGCGGCCACCGAGACCCACTACACCTATTACCCGGCCACCGTGGCCGACACCAGCACCTCTGCCGGAGCAGGGACGACTGCCGTGGTCACCACGCAGAACTCGGATGCCCTTCTGGGACAAGCTACGCCCACCGGCACAG GCCAGTTTTTCGTCATGATGTCACCCCAGGAGGTGCTACAGAGTGGAACCCAGCGGTCAATTGCGCCTCGGACTCACCCTTATTCCCC GAAGTCAGAAGCTCCACGGACAACGCGGGACGAGAAGCGTCGGGCACAGCACAACGAAG TGGAACGCCGGCGCAGAGACAAGATCAACAATTGGATTGTGCAGCTGTCCAAGATCATTCCGGACTGTTCGATGGAGAACACCAAATCTGGACAG AGCAAAGGAGGGATCCTCTCCAAAGCTTGCGACTACATTCAGGAATTAAGACAGAATAACATCCGTCTTTCCGAGGAACTGCAGGGCCTGGACCAGCTCCAGGTGGATAACGGAGTCTTGCGACAACAG GTCGAGGATCTGAAGAATAAAAACCTGATTTTGCGAGCGCAGCTCCGACAGCACGGCGTGGAGGTGATCATCAAGGAATCCCACTGA
- the USF1 gene encoding upstream stimulatory factor 1 isoform X2, protein MKGQQKTSETEEGTVQIQEGAVATGEDPTSVAIASIQSAATFSDPNIKYVFRAENGGTQLMYRVIQVAEGQLDGQTEGSGAISGYPATQSMTQAVIQGAFTSEDAVDSEAAATETHYTYYPATVADTSTSAGAGTTAVVTTQNSDALLGQATPTGTGQFFVMMSPQEVLQSGTQRSIAPRTHPYSPKSEAPRTTRDEKRRAQHNEVERRRRDKINNWIVQLSKIIPDCSMENTKSGQSKGGILSKACDYIQELRQNNIRLSEELQGLDQLQVDNGVLRQQVEDLKNKNLILRAQLRQHGVEVIIKESH, encoded by the exons ATGAAGGG GCAGCAGAAAACGTCAGAGACAGAAGAGGGAACAGTTCAAATCCAGGAAG GAGCAGTAGCGACAGGTGAAGATCCCACCAGCGTGGCCATTGCGAGCATCCAGTCGGCGGCCACCTTTTCAGACCCTAACATCAAATATGTCTTCCGAGCAGAGAATGGAGGCACTCAG ctgaTGTACAGAGTCATACAGGTGGCCGAGGGGCAGCTGGATGGGCAGACGGAGGGCAGCGGGGCCATCAGCGGCTACCCTGCAACGCAGTCCATGACCCAG GCTGTCATCCAAGGAGCGTTTACGAGTGAAGATGCCGTCGACTCTGAAGCTGCGGCCACCGAGACCCACTACACCTATTACCCGGCCACCGTGGCCGACACCAGCACCTCTGCCGGAGCAGGGACGACTGCCGTGGTCACCACGCAGAACTCGGATGCCCTTCTGGGACAAGCTACGCCCACCGGCACAG GCCAGTTTTTCGTCATGATGTCACCCCAGGAGGTGCTACAGAGTGGAACCCAGCGGTCAATTGCGCCTCGGACTCACCCTTATTCCCC GAAGTCAGAAGCTCCACGGACAACGCGGGACGAGAAGCGTCGGGCACAGCACAACGAAG TGGAACGCCGGCGCAGAGACAAGATCAACAATTGGATTGTGCAGCTGTCCAAGATCATTCCGGACTGTTCGATGGAGAACACCAAATCTGGACAG AGCAAAGGAGGGATCCTCTCCAAAGCTTGCGACTACATTCAGGAATTAAGACAGAATAACATCCGTCTTTCCGAGGAACTGCAGGGCCTGGACCAGCTCCAGGTGGATAACGGAGTCTTGCGACAACAG GTCGAGGATCTGAAGAATAAAAACCTGATTTTGCGAGCGCAGCTCCGACAGCACGGCGTGGAGGTGATCATCAAGGAATCCCACTGA
- the USF1 gene encoding upstream stimulatory factor 1 isoform X3 codes for MKGRQQKTSETEEGTVQIQEVATGEDPTSVAIASIQSAATFSDPNIKYVFRAENGGTQLMYRVIQVAEGQLDGQTEGSGAISGYPATQSMTQAVIQGAFTSEDAVDSEAAATETHYTYYPATVADTSTSAGAGTTAVVTTQNSDALLGQATPTGTGQFFVMMSPQEVLQSGTQRSIAPRTHPYSPKSEAPRTTRDEKRRAQHNEVERRRRDKINNWIVQLSKIIPDCSMENTKSGQSKGGILSKACDYIQELRQNNIRLSEELQGLDQLQVDNGVLRQQVEDLKNKNLILRAQLRQHGVEVIIKESH; via the exons ATGAAGGG CAGGCAGCAGAAAACGTCAGAGACAGAAGAGGGAACAGTTCAAATCCAGGAAG TAGCGACAGGTGAAGATCCCACCAGCGTGGCCATTGCGAGCATCCAGTCGGCGGCCACCTTTTCAGACCCTAACATCAAATATGTCTTCCGAGCAGAGAATGGAGGCACTCAG ctgaTGTACAGAGTCATACAGGTGGCCGAGGGGCAGCTGGATGGGCAGACGGAGGGCAGCGGGGCCATCAGCGGCTACCCTGCAACGCAGTCCATGACCCAG GCTGTCATCCAAGGAGCGTTTACGAGTGAAGATGCCGTCGACTCTGAAGCTGCGGCCACCGAGACCCACTACACCTATTACCCGGCCACCGTGGCCGACACCAGCACCTCTGCCGGAGCAGGGACGACTGCCGTGGTCACCACGCAGAACTCGGATGCCCTTCTGGGACAAGCTACGCCCACCGGCACAG GCCAGTTTTTCGTCATGATGTCACCCCAGGAGGTGCTACAGAGTGGAACCCAGCGGTCAATTGCGCCTCGGACTCACCCTTATTCCCC GAAGTCAGAAGCTCCACGGACAACGCGGGACGAGAAGCGTCGGGCACAGCACAACGAAG TGGAACGCCGGCGCAGAGACAAGATCAACAATTGGATTGTGCAGCTGTCCAAGATCATTCCGGACTGTTCGATGGAGAACACCAAATCTGGACAG AGCAAAGGAGGGATCCTCTCCAAAGCTTGCGACTACATTCAGGAATTAAGACAGAATAACATCCGTCTTTCCGAGGAACTGCAGGGCCTGGACCAGCTCCAGGTGGATAACGGAGTCTTGCGACAACAG GTCGAGGATCTGAAGAATAAAAACCTGATTTTGCGAGCGCAGCTCCGACAGCACGGCGTGGAGGTGATCATCAAGGAATCCCACTGA
- the USF1 gene encoding upstream stimulatory factor 1 isoform X1 → MKGRQQKTSETEEGTVQIQEGAVATGEDPTSVAIASIQSAATFSDPNIKYVFRAENGGTQLMYRVIQVAEGQLDGQTEGSGAISGYPATQSMTQAVIQGAFTSEDAVDSEAAATETHYTYYPATVADTSTSAGAGTTAVVTTQNSDALLGQATPTGTGQFFVMMSPQEVLQSGTQRSIAPRTHPYSPKSEAPRTTRDEKRRAQHNEVERRRRDKINNWIVQLSKIIPDCSMENTKSGQSKGGILSKACDYIQELRQNNIRLSEELQGLDQLQVDNGVLRQQVEDLKNKNLILRAQLRQHGVEVIIKESH, encoded by the exons ATGAAGGG CAGGCAGCAGAAAACGTCAGAGACAGAAGAGGGAACAGTTCAAATCCAGGAAG GAGCAGTAGCGACAGGTGAAGATCCCACCAGCGTGGCCATTGCGAGCATCCAGTCGGCGGCCACCTTTTCAGACCCTAACATCAAATATGTCTTCCGAGCAGAGAATGGAGGCACTCAG ctgaTGTACAGAGTCATACAGGTGGCCGAGGGGCAGCTGGATGGGCAGACGGAGGGCAGCGGGGCCATCAGCGGCTACCCTGCAACGCAGTCCATGACCCAG GCTGTCATCCAAGGAGCGTTTACGAGTGAAGATGCCGTCGACTCTGAAGCTGCGGCCACCGAGACCCACTACACCTATTACCCGGCCACCGTGGCCGACACCAGCACCTCTGCCGGAGCAGGGACGACTGCCGTGGTCACCACGCAGAACTCGGATGCCCTTCTGGGACAAGCTACGCCCACCGGCACAG GCCAGTTTTTCGTCATGATGTCACCCCAGGAGGTGCTACAGAGTGGAACCCAGCGGTCAATTGCGCCTCGGACTCACCCTTATTCCCC GAAGTCAGAAGCTCCACGGACAACGCGGGACGAGAAGCGTCGGGCACAGCACAACGAAG TGGAACGCCGGCGCAGAGACAAGATCAACAATTGGATTGTGCAGCTGTCCAAGATCATTCCGGACTGTTCGATGGAGAACACCAAATCTGGACAG AGCAAAGGAGGGATCCTCTCCAAAGCTTGCGACTACATTCAGGAATTAAGACAGAATAACATCCGTCTTTCCGAGGAACTGCAGGGCCTGGACCAGCTCCAGGTGGATAACGGAGTCTTGCGACAACAG GTCGAGGATCTGAAGAATAAAAACCTGATTTTGCGAGCGCAGCTCCGACAGCACGGCGTGGAGGTGATCATCAAGGAATCCCACTGA